The following are encoded together in the Lathyrus oleraceus cultivar Zhongwan6 chromosome 3, CAAS_Psat_ZW6_1.0, whole genome shotgun sequence genome:
- the LOC127127972 gene encoding plasmodesmata-located protein 8 — MLSNLQLHSTQRITILALRLSFLLIFSSLFPTSHSYPSRTHITIYASCSQEKYQPNTPFKSNLNSFLSSVATSSSEVTYDSFAIGNDTSTGGGVVYVLYQCRGDLHPLDCSKCVGRCVNQIGLVCPYSLGASLQFEGCYVRYEHSGDLLGKLDTGVRYKKCSKGVSSDVEFFRRRDDVLEDLQTANGFRVSSSGLVQGFAQCLGDLSVSDCSTCLVDAVGKMKSLCGSAAAVDVFLGQCYARYWASGYYDERDSHNDDQVGKSVAIIVGVFGGLAVLVVLLSICKKAAG; from the exons ATGTTGAGTAATCTTCAACTACACTCCACTCAAAGAATTACCATATTAGCTTTGAGACTCTCATTTCTTCTAATTTTCAGTTCTTTATTTCCTACTTCTCATAGCTACCCTTCAAGAACTCACATCACAATCTATGCAAGTTGCTCACAAGAAAAATACCAACCAAACACACCCTTTAAATCCAACCTCAACAGCTTTCTATCCTCAGTTGCAACTTCATCATCAGAAGTTACTTACGATTCTTTCGCAATCGGAAATGATACCTCAACAGGAGGAGGAGTCGTATATGTTTTATACCAATGTAGAGGTGATTTGCATCCACTTGATTGCTCAAAGTGTGTTGGAAGATGTGTTAATCAAATAGGCTTAGTGTGTCCTTATTCACTTGGTGCTTCTTTGCAATTTGAAGGTTGTTATGTAAGATATGAACATAGTGGTGATTTACTTGGGAAGTTGGATACAGGTGTTAGGTATAAGAAATGTAGTAAAGGTGTTAGTAGTGATGTTGAGTTTTTTCGGCGTAGAGACGATGTTCTTGAAGATTTGCAAACGGCGAATGGATTTAGGGTTAGTAGTTCGGGATTAGTTCAAGGGTTTGCGCAATGTTTGGGGGACTTGAGTGTTTCAGATTGTTCAACTTGCTTGGTTGATGCAGTTGGAAAGATGAAGAGCTTGTGTGGATCAGCAGCTGCTGTTGATGTGTTCTTGGGACAATGTTATGCTCGGTATTGGGCTTCTGGTTACTATGATGAACGAG ATTCCCATAATGATGATCAAGTTGGCAAATCAGTTGCAATCATTGTGGGGGTGTTTGGGGGTCTAGCAGTTCTAGTTGTTCTTCTCTCAATTTGCAAAAAAGCAGCAG GCTAA